Proteins from a single region of Lelliottia sp. JS-SCA-14:
- the acrD gene encoding multidrug efflux RND transporter permease AcrD, translated as MANFFIDRPIFAWVLAIILCLTGTLAILSLPVEQYPDLAPPNVRITANYPGASAQTLENTVTQVIEQNMTGLDNLMYMSSQSSATGQATVTLSFTAGSDPDEAVQQVQNQLQSAMRKLPQAVQNQGVTVRKTGDSNILTIAFVSTDGSMDKQDISDYVASNIQDPLSRINGVGDIDAYGSQYSMRIWLDPAKLNSVQMTATDVTNAIKSQNAQIAVGQLGGTPSVDKQALNATINSQSLLQTPQQFRDITLRVNQDGSEVRLGDVATVEMGAEKYDYLSRFNGNQASGIGVKLASGANEMATAKLVIDRLDELSQYFPHGLEYKVAYETTSFVKASIEDVVKTLLEAIALVFLVMYLFLQNFRATLIPTIAVPVVLLGTFAVLYAFGYSINTLTMFAMVLAIGLLVDDAIVVVENVERIMTEEGLSPREATRKSMSQIQGALVGIAMVLSAVFVPMAFFGGTTGAIYRQFSITIVSAMVLSVLVAMILTPALCATLLKPLHKGEQHGQKGFFGWFNRMFNRNAARYEAGVGKILHRSLRWILIYVLLLGGMVFLFLRLPTSFLPLEDRGMFITSVQLPSGATQQQTLKVVENVESYFFTKEKDNIVSVFSTVGSGPGGNGQNVARMFVRLKNWDERDSKTGSSFAIIERATKAFSHIKEARVFASSPAAISGLGSSAGFDMELQDHAGVGHDALMAARDQLLELAGKNPELTRVRHNGLDDSPQLQVDIDQRKAQALGVSIDDINDTLQTAWGSSYVNDFMDRGRVKKVYVQAAAPYRMLPDDINLWYVRNNSGGMVPFSAFASSHWESGSPRLERYNGYSALEIVGEAAPGVSTGTAMDIMENLVHQLPAGFGLEWTAMSYQERLSGAQAPALYAVSLLVVFLCLAALYESWSVPFSVMLVVPLGVIGALLATWMRGLENDVYFQVGLLTVIGLSAKNAILIVEFANEMNSKGHDLLSSTLHACRQRLRPILMTSLAFVFGVLPMATSSGAGSSSQHAVGTGVMGGMISATILAIYFVPLFFVLVRQRFPLKEKPE; from the coding sequence ATGGCGAATTTTTTCATTGATCGCCCCATTTTTGCCTGGGTGCTGGCAATTATTTTATGTCTGACCGGCACTCTCGCCATTTTGTCTTTACCTGTTGAGCAATATCCCGATCTGGCCCCGCCGAACGTGCGTATCACCGCGAACTATCCGGGTGCGTCGGCGCAAACCCTGGAAAACACCGTCACCCAGGTGATTGAACAGAACATGACCGGGCTGGATAACCTGATGTACATGTCGTCGCAGAGCAGCGCGACGGGTCAGGCGACCGTGACCCTGAGCTTTACCGCCGGCTCCGATCCCGACGAAGCCGTCCAGCAGGTGCAAAACCAGCTGCAATCGGCGATGCGTAAGCTGCCGCAGGCGGTGCAGAACCAGGGCGTGACGGTGCGTAAAACCGGCGATTCCAACATCCTGACCATCGCCTTCGTCTCCACCGACGGATCGATGGATAAGCAGGATATTTCGGATTACGTCGCGAGTAACATTCAGGACCCGCTGAGCCGTATCAACGGCGTCGGCGATATCGACGCTTACGGCTCGCAGTACTCCATGCGTATCTGGCTGGATCCGGCGAAGCTGAACAGCGTCCAGATGACCGCCACCGACGTGACCAATGCCATCAAATCTCAGAACGCGCAGATTGCCGTCGGGCAGCTGGGCGGTACGCCGTCGGTGGATAAACAGGCGCTGAACGCCACCATCAACTCCCAGTCCCTGCTCCAGACGCCGCAGCAGTTCCGCGATATCACCCTGCGGGTGAATCAGGACGGGTCCGAGGTGCGTCTTGGTGATGTCGCCACCGTCGAAATGGGCGCGGAAAAGTACGATTATCTGAGCCGGTTTAACGGTAATCAGGCGTCCGGTATCGGGGTGAAACTGGCCTCCGGCGCGAACGAGATGGCGACCGCGAAGCTGGTTATCGACCGGCTGGATGAACTCTCCCAGTACTTCCCGCATGGGCTGGAGTACAAAGTCGCCTATGAAACCACCTCTTTCGTGAAAGCCTCGATTGAGGACGTGGTCAAAACGTTGCTCGAAGCCATCGCGCTGGTGTTCCTCGTGATGTACCTGTTCCTGCAAAACTTCCGCGCCACGCTGATTCCGACTATCGCCGTTCCGGTGGTACTGCTCGGCACCTTCGCCGTACTGTACGCCTTTGGCTACAGCATCAACACCCTGACGATGTTTGCGATGGTGCTGGCGATCGGCCTGCTGGTGGATGATGCCATCGTGGTGGTGGAGAACGTCGAGCGCATCATGACCGAAGAGGGTCTGTCGCCGCGAGAGGCGACGCGCAAATCGATGAGTCAGATTCAGGGCGCGCTGGTCGGCATCGCCATGGTGCTCTCCGCCGTCTTTGTGCCGATGGCCTTCTTCGGCGGCACCACCGGCGCAATTTACCGCCAGTTCTCGATCACCATTGTCTCGGCGATGGTGCTCTCGGTACTGGTGGCGATGATCCTGACGCCCGCGCTCTGCGCGACGCTCCTCAAGCCGTTACACAAGGGCGAACAGCACGGCCAGAAAGGCTTCTTCGGCTGGTTTAACCGCATGTTTAACCGCAATGCGGCGCGCTACGAAGCGGGGGTGGGGAAAATCCTCCACCGCAGTCTGCGCTGGATACTGATTTACGTCCTGCTGCTCGGCGGGATGGTGTTCCTGTTCCTGCGCCTGCCGACCTCGTTCCTGCCGCTGGAAGACCGGGGGATGTTTATTACCTCCGTGCAGCTCCCGAGCGGCGCGACTCAGCAGCAGACGCTGAAAGTGGTGGAAAACGTCGAGTCGTACTTCTTCACCAAAGAGAAAGACAACATCGTGTCGGTGTTCTCCACCGTCGGCTCCGGCCCGGGCGGGAACGGGCAGAACGTCGCGCGTATGTTCGTGCGCCTGAAAAACTGGGACGAGCGCGACAGCAAAACCGGCTCCTCCTTCGCCATTATCGAGCGGGCCACCAAAGCCTTTAGCCACATCAAAGAGGCGCGGGTCTTTGCCAGCAGCCCGGCGGCGATCAGCGGCCTCGGCAGTTCGGCGGGCTTTGATATGGAACTGCAGGATCACGCCGGTGTCGGACACGATGCCCTGATGGCCGCACGCGATCAGCTGCTTGAGCTGGCGGGTAAAAATCCGGAGCTGACGCGCGTGCGTCACAACGGCCTGGATGACAGCCCGCAGCTGCAGGTCGATATCGATCAGCGCAAAGCGCAGGCGCTGGGCGTGTCCATCGATGACATCAACGACACGCTGCAAACCGCCTGGGGTTCCAGCTACGTGAACGACTTTATGGATCGCGGACGCGTGAAAAAAGTCTACGTTCAGGCCGCCGCGCCTTACCGCATGCTGCCGGACGACATTAATCTCTGGTATGTGCGCAATAATTCCGGCGGCATGGTGCCGTTCTCCGCCTTCGCCAGCTCCCACTGGGAGAGTGGTTCTCCGCGACTGGAGCGCTACAACGGCTACTCCGCGCTGGAGATCGTCGGGGAAGCCGCGCCGGGTGTGAGTACCGGGACGGCGATGGACATCATGGAAAATCTGGTGCATCAGCTGCCTGCCGGTTTTGGCCTGGAGTGGACGGCGATGTCCTATCAGGAACGCCTCTCCGGTGCGCAGGCCCCTGCCCTGTATGCCGTCTCCCTGCTGGTGGTATTCCTCTGTCTGGCCGCCCTGTATGAAAGCTGGTCGGTACCGTTCTCGGTGATGCTGGTGGTGCCGCTCGGGGTGATTGGCGCTCTGCTTGCGACCTGGATGCGCGGTCTTGAGAATGATGTTTACTTCCAGGTGGGGCTGTTGACGGTGATCGGGCTATCGGCGAAGAACGCCATACTGATCGTTGAGTTTGCCAATGAGATGAATTCGAAGGGCCACGATCTGCTCTCGTCCACGCTACACGCCTGTCGTCAGCGTCTGCGCCCAATCCTGATGACCTCGCTGGCGTTTGTGTTTGGCGTCCTGCCGATGGCCACCAGCTCCGGCGCAGGCTCCAGCAGCCAGCACGCGGTCGGGACCGGGGTGATGGGCGGGATGATCTCTGCGACCATCCTCGCCATCTACTTCGTTCCGCTGTTCTTCGTGCTGGTGCGCCAGCGCTTCCCGTTAAAAGAAAAGCCGGAGTAA
- a CDS encoding YpfN family protein: protein MDWLAKYWWILVLVFLVGVLLNVIKDLKRVDHKKFLANKPELPPHRDFNDKWDDDDNWPKKDQKK, encoded by the coding sequence ATGGACTGGCTGGCTAAATATTGGTGGATTCTGGTGTTGGTGTTTCTGGTAGGCGTGCTGCTGAACGTGATCAAAGATCTGAAGCGCGTGGACCACAAGAAGTTTCTCGCCAACAAACCTGAACTTCCCCCGCATCGTGACTTTAACGATAAGTGGGACGATGACGACAACTGGCCGAAGAAAGACCAGAAGAAATAG
- the aegA gene encoding formate-dependent uric acid utilization protein AegA — translation MNRFIMADNLQCIGCHACEVACVIAHNDEQHVLSQRQFVPRITVLKEGKRHSAVTCHHCENAPCAQSCPNGAIAKSHDSVQVNQQKCIGCKSCAVACPFGTMEIVIAPMADGQVKASAHKCDLCHGRPQGPACVANCPADALTLVTPDVLNRLAKARRLRAACQEAQPWHSVVTEVVSRQSKIQQMQALAARGEPDKLCPQERADNFDEIYLPFSADQAHREAARCLKCGEHSICEWTCPLHNHIPQWIERVKAGDIDAAVELSHQTNCLPEITGRVCPQDRLCEGACTLRDESGAVTIGNIERYISDQALTKGWRPDMSGVMPVDKRIAIIGAGPAGLACADRLIRHGVSVTVYDRHPEIGGLLTFGIPAFKLDKSLLARRREIFTAMGIQFELNCEVGKDLPMSQLLNDYDAVFIGVGTYRSMKAGIPHEDAPGVYDALPFLVANTRHLMGLPSLDAEPFIDVAGLNVVVLGGGDTAMDCVRTALRHQAAKVTCAYRRDEANMPGSKKEVKNAKEEGAYFEFNVQPVELVLDEAGQVNGIRLLRTALGEPDAQGRRRPVPVEGSEFVMPADAVIMAFGFNPHSMPWLQAQGVNVDDWGRIVASVESRYRYQTSHPQIFAGGDAVRGADLVVTAMAEGRHAAQGMMDWLHVKQPKIH, via the coding sequence ATGAATCGTTTTATTATGGCCGATAACCTGCAATGTATTGGCTGTCACGCCTGCGAAGTGGCCTGCGTGATTGCGCACAATGATGAGCAACACGTCTTAAGCCAGCGTCAGTTTGTCCCGCGCATTACGGTGCTGAAAGAGGGCAAACGACACAGCGCGGTCACCTGTCACCACTGCGAAAACGCCCCCTGCGCGCAAAGCTGCCCGAACGGTGCCATCGCTAAAAGCCACGACAGCGTACAGGTGAATCAGCAAAAATGCATCGGGTGTAAATCCTGTGCTGTGGCTTGCCCGTTCGGCACGATGGAAATTGTGATCGCCCCCATGGCGGACGGTCAGGTCAAAGCCTCTGCGCACAAATGCGATTTGTGCCACGGCAGGCCGCAAGGCCCCGCGTGCGTGGCGAATTGTCCGGCAGATGCCCTGACGCTGGTTACGCCAGACGTGCTAAATCGGCTGGCAAAAGCGCGCCGTCTGCGTGCGGCCTGTCAGGAAGCGCAGCCGTGGCACAGCGTGGTAACAGAGGTGGTGTCACGGCAAAGCAAAATTCAGCAGATGCAGGCCCTGGCCGCGCGCGGTGAACCGGATAAGCTCTGCCCGCAGGAGCGCGCCGACAATTTCGACGAAATCTATCTACCCTTCAGCGCAGACCAGGCGCACCGCGAGGCGGCGCGCTGCCTGAAGTGCGGCGAGCACTCCATCTGCGAATGGACCTGTCCGCTGCACAACCACATTCCCCAGTGGATTGAGCGCGTCAAAGCCGGAGATATCGACGCGGCGGTTGAATTGTCCCATCAGACCAACTGCCTGCCGGAGATCACCGGGCGCGTCTGCCCGCAGGACCGCCTGTGCGAAGGTGCCTGCACCCTGCGCGATGAATCCGGCGCGGTGACCATCGGCAACATCGAACGCTACATCTCCGATCAGGCGCTGACCAAAGGGTGGCGGCCCGATATGAGCGGCGTCATGCCTGTCGACAAGCGTATTGCGATTATTGGCGCCGGTCCGGCGGGGCTGGCGTGCGCAGACCGGCTGATTCGCCACGGCGTGAGTGTGACGGTCTACGACCGGCACCCGGAAATTGGCGGGCTACTCACCTTCGGCATTCCGGCCTTCAAGCTGGATAAATCCCTACTGGCGCGGCGTCGGGAGATATTTACCGCGATGGGGATTCAGTTCGAACTGAACTGCGAAGTGGGTAAAGATCTGCCGATGTCCCAGCTGTTGAACGATTACGACGCGGTGTTTATCGGCGTGGGAACCTACCGCTCGATGAAAGCGGGTATTCCGCACGAAGACGCGCCGGGCGTGTACGACGCTCTGCCGTTCCTGGTCGCCAACACCCGTCATCTGATGGGGCTCCCGTCCCTGGATGCCGAGCCCTTTATCGACGTCGCCGGGTTAAACGTGGTGGTGCTCGGCGGCGGGGATACGGCGATGGACTGCGTGCGCACCGCGCTGCGCCACCAGGCGGCGAAGGTCACCTGTGCCTATCGCCGGGACGAGGCCAACATGCCGGGTTCCAAAAAAGAGGTCAAAAACGCCAAAGAGGAGGGGGCGTACTTTGAGTTTAACGTGCAGCCCGTCGAGCTGGTGCTGGACGAGGCGGGTCAGGTCAACGGCATTCGCCTGCTGCGCACCGCGCTCGGGGAGCCCGATGCGCAGGGGCGTCGCCGTCCGGTCCCCGTCGAAGGCAGCGAGTTTGTGATGCCCGCCGACGCGGTGATCATGGCGTTTGGTTTTAACCCGCATTCGATGCCGTGGCTACAGGCGCAGGGCGTAAATGTCGATGACTGGGGGCGCATCGTGGCAAGCGTCGAGAGCCGCTATCGTTACCAGACCAGCCATCCGCAAATCTTTGCCGGAGGCGACGCGGTGCGCGGGGCGGATCTGGTGGTCACGGCGATGGCCGAAGGGCGGCACGCCGCACAGGGGATGATGGACTGGCTGCACGTAAAACAGCCCAAAATTCATTAA
- the ypfH gene encoding esterase, producing the protein MKHDHFVVQSPSSPAQQLLLLFHGVGDNAVNMGQIGSWFAPIFPDALIVSIGGVEPCGPQGRQWFSVQGVTEENRQARIDAIMPTFIETVRYWQQQSGVGAGATALIGFSQGAIMSLESVKALPGLASRVVAFNGRFATLPQSATTATTIHLIHGGEDRVIELSHAVAAQEALIREGGDVTLDIVDELGHAIDDRSMQFALDHLRFTVPKHYFDEALSGSKPNDDDIVEFM; encoded by the coding sequence ATGAAACATGACCATTTTGTTGTCCAAAGCCCTTCCAGCCCCGCGCAGCAACTGCTGCTGCTGTTTCATGGTGTCGGTGATAATGCAGTGAATATGGGGCAAATCGGCAGCTGGTTTGCGCCGATTTTCCCGGACGCGCTCATTGTCAGTATCGGCGGCGTAGAGCCTTGCGGCCCTCAGGGGCGTCAGTGGTTTTCCGTGCAGGGCGTGACGGAAGAGAACCGTCAGGCGCGTATCGATGCCATCATGCCGACCTTCATTGAAACCGTGCGCTACTGGCAACAACAGAGTGGCGTCGGTGCCGGGGCGACCGCGCTGATCGGTTTCTCGCAGGGGGCGATTATGTCGCTCGAGAGCGTGAAAGCGCTGCCAGGGCTGGCGTCCCGCGTCGTTGCCTTTAACGGCCGCTTCGCGACCTTACCGCAGAGCGCCACGACGGCAACGACGATCCACCTGATCCACGGCGGAGAAGATCGCGTGATTGAGTTGTCCCATGCGGTCGCCGCGCAGGAAGCGCTGATTCGTGAAGGCGGGGATGTGACGCTGGATATCGTGGATGAACTGGGTCACGCCATTGACGATCGCAGCATGCAGTTCGCGCTGGATCACCTGCGTTTTACCGTGCCGAAGCACTATTTCGACGAAGCGTTAAGCGGCAGTAAGCCGAACGACGACGATATTGTGGAATTTATGTGA
- the ypfM gene encoding protein YpfM, producing the protein MIERELGNWKDFIEDMLRK; encoded by the coding sequence ATGATTGAACGTGAACTGGGGAACTGGAAAGATTTTATCGAAGACATGCTTCGTAAATGA
- the dapE gene encoding succinyl-diaminopimelate desuccinylase, with amino-acid sequence MSCPVIELTQQLIRRPSLSPDDAGCQALMIERLRAIGFTVERMDFGDTQNFWAWRGQGETLAFAGHTDIVPAGDADRWINPPFEPTIRDGMLFGRGAADMKGSLAAMVVAAERFVAQHPNHKNRLAFLITSDEEASAKNGTVKVVEALMERRERLDYCLVGEPSSTEVVGDVVKNGRRGSLTCNLTIHGVQGHVAYPHLADNPVHRAAPMLNELVGIEWDKGNEFFPPTSMQIANVQAGTGSNNVIPGDFFVQFNFRFSTELTDEMIKSRVIALLDKYELRYTLDWWLSGQPFLTQRGKLVDAVVNAIAHYNEIKPQLLTTGGTSDGRFIARMGAQVVELGPVNATIHKINECVNAADLQLLARMYQRIMEQLVA; translated from the coding sequence ATGTCTTGCCCGGTCATTGAGCTGACTCAGCAGCTTATTCGCCGTCCCTCCCTTAGCCCGGACGACGCAGGTTGTCAGGCATTAATGATTGAGCGCCTGCGCGCCATTGGTTTTACCGTTGAGCGTATGGATTTTGGCGACACCCAGAACTTCTGGGCATGGCGCGGCCAGGGCGAAACGCTGGCTTTTGCCGGACACACCGATATCGTCCCTGCGGGCGACGCTGACCGCTGGATCAACCCACCTTTCGAACCGACCATCCGCGACGGTATGCTGTTTGGCCGCGGCGCGGCGGACATGAAAGGCTCGCTGGCGGCAATGGTCGTCGCCGCGGAACGCTTTGTCGCCCAGCACCCGAACCACAAAAATCGCCTCGCGTTTTTAATCACCTCCGACGAAGAAGCCAGCGCCAAAAATGGCACCGTCAAAGTGGTGGAAGCCCTGATGGAGCGCCGCGAGCGTCTGGATTATTGTCTGGTGGGTGAGCCGTCGAGTACCGAAGTGGTGGGCGACGTCGTAAAAAATGGCCGTCGCGGCTCGCTGACCTGCAACCTGACGATCCACGGCGTACAGGGCCACGTCGCCTATCCGCATCTGGCGGATAACCCGGTACACCGCGCCGCGCCGATGCTCAACGAACTGGTGGGCATCGAGTGGGATAAAGGCAACGAATTCTTCCCGCCGACCAGTATGCAGATTGCCAACGTGCAGGCCGGGACCGGCAGCAACAACGTCATTCCGGGCGACTTCTTCGTGCAGTTCAACTTCCGCTTCAGCACGGAGCTGACGGATGAGATGATCAAATCCCGCGTCATCGCCCTGCTGGATAAGTACGAACTGCGCTACACCCTGGACTGGTGGCTTTCCGGCCAGCCGTTCCTGACGCAACGCGGCAAGCTGGTTGATGCGGTGGTTAACGCTATCGCGCACTATAATGAAATTAAACCGCAGCTCCTGACCACCGGCGGTACCTCAGACGGACGCTTTATCGCCCGGATGGGTGCGCAGGTTGTCGAACTGGGCCCAGTAAACGCCACCATTCATAAAATCAATGAATGCGTGAACGCGGCTGATTTACAGCTACTGGCTCGTATGTATCAACGTATCATGGAGCAACTCGTCGCCTGA
- the narQ gene encoding nitrate/nitrite two-component system sensor histidine kinase NarQ has product MIVKRPVSGSLAQAFISIILLSVLTSGIALMTLASSLRDAEAINIAGSLRMQSYRLGYDLERNSTAFSDHRLHWQSTLNSPVLKELDRWYVPESVKTGYQQLQIAWVEMDRHLEAGDKAWYQDHIQQYVERIDTFVLALQHYAEHKMQLVVAISLAGGLGILLLVIMTLRGIRREVVAPLNHLVYASQKMEQGNFDIQAEDTHLPNELGLLSRTFNHMSAELHKHYRSLESTVEEKTRHLNEAHQQLEMLFKCSQALNASQIDTHCFRHIIQIVQEYTGMSYLELQAGDNWQVCEGTKKAERETFTLPVVMQETRFGELRWQSDSVVPEPLMKSVATMLGRGLYFNQAQKHFQQLLLMEERATIARELHDSLAQVLSYLRIQLTLLKRAVPDDNVPAQTIITDFSRELNNAWRQLRELLTTFRLTLNHSNLPAALHEALGGLQSQTSAKLELDCRLSSLALDAQKQVHLLQIVREAVLNAIKHAQATVITVSCVTAPDGEHTVYIRDNGIGIGDASEPPGHYGLNIMRERAERLGGSLSFSQPQNGGTQVCIRFRTPEPEVGK; this is encoded by the coding sequence GTGATCGTTAAACGTCCTGTATCTGGAAGCCTGGCCCAGGCTTTTATCTCGATAATTTTGCTCTCCGTGCTGACCAGCGGCATTGCGTTGATGACGCTTGCCAGCAGTCTGCGGGACGCCGAAGCCATTAATATCGCGGGTTCACTGCGCATGCAGAGCTACCGGCTGGGCTACGATCTCGAACGCAACAGCACCGCATTTTCTGACCATCGCCTTCACTGGCAAAGCACCCTCAACTCCCCGGTACTCAAAGAGCTGGATCGCTGGTACGTGCCGGAATCGGTGAAAACTGGCTATCAGCAGCTCCAGATTGCGTGGGTGGAGATGGACCGCCATCTCGAAGCGGGGGATAAAGCCTGGTATCAGGACCATATTCAGCAATATGTGGAGCGTATTGATACCTTCGTGCTCGCCCTTCAGCACTACGCGGAACATAAAATGCAGCTGGTGGTCGCCATTTCACTGGCGGGAGGCTTAGGAATTTTACTGCTGGTGATCATGACGCTGCGCGGGATCCGCCGGGAAGTGGTCGCTCCGCTCAATCATCTGGTGTACGCCAGCCAGAAAATGGAACAGGGCAATTTCGACATTCAGGCCGAGGACACGCACCTGCCCAACGAGCTGGGGCTGCTCTCGCGCACCTTCAACCACATGTCCGCCGAGCTGCATAAGCACTATCGCTCGCTTGAGAGCACGGTTGAAGAGAAAACCCGCCATCTGAATGAAGCCCACCAGCAGCTCGAAATGCTGTTCAAATGCTCGCAGGCGCTGAATGCCAGCCAGATAGACACCCATTGTTTCCGCCACATCATCCAGATCGTTCAGGAATATACCGGCATGAGCTATCTGGAACTGCAGGCCGGAGACAACTGGCAGGTGTGCGAAGGGACAAAAAAAGCCGAACGCGAGACCTTTACCCTGCCGGTGGTGATGCAGGAGACGCGCTTTGGCGAGCTGCGCTGGCAGAGCGACAGCGTGGTGCCGGAGCCGCTGATGAAAAGCGTGGCGACAATGCTCGGGCGCGGCCTCTACTTTAATCAGGCGCAAAAACACTTCCAGCAGCTGCTGCTGATGGAGGAGCGCGCCACCATTGCCCGCGAACTGCACGACTCCCTGGCGCAGGTGTTGTCCTACCTGCGCATTCAGCTAACGCTGCTCAAACGCGCGGTACCGGACGATAACGTCCCGGCGCAGACCATCATTACTGATTTCTCGCGCGAGCTGAACAACGCCTGGCGACAGCTGCGCGAGTTGCTGACCACCTTCCGCCTGACGCTCAATCACTCCAATCTTCCGGCGGCCCTGCATGAAGCGCTCGGCGGCCTGCAAAGCCAGACCAGCGCGAAGCTGGAGCTGGACTGCCGTCTCTCGTCCCTGGCGCTGGACGCCCAAAAGCAGGTCCATCTGCTGCAAATTGTACGTGAGGCGGTGCTGAACGCCATCAAACACGCCCAGGCGACGGTGATTACCGTCAGCTGCGTCACCGCACCAGACGGCGAGCATACGGTCTATATTCGTGATAACGGAATTGGGATCGGGGACGCGAGCGAACCCCCGGGGCATTACGGGCTGAACATCATGCGCGAGCGCGCCGAACGGTTGGGCGGCTCGCTAAGTTTCTCGCAGCCGCAGAACGGCGGAACCCAGGTGTGTATTCGTTTTCGCACGCCGGAGCCTGAGGTCGGAAAGTAA
- a CDS encoding ArsC family reductase: MIVMYGIKNCDTIKKARRFLEANNVDYRFHDYRADGLDAEFLHSAIKELGWEALLNTRGTTWRKLDESVRNSITDADSAAKLMLEMPAIIKRPLLCAPGQPMLLGFSESSYTQII; encoded by the coding sequence ATGATTGTGATGTACGGCATTAAAAATTGCGACACCATCAAGAAAGCCCGCCGCTTCCTGGAAGCCAATAACGTTGATTATCGCTTTCATGACTATCGCGCCGACGGCCTGGATGCGGAATTCCTGCATAGCGCGATCAAAGAGCTGGGCTGGGAAGCGCTGCTGAATACACGCGGGACCACCTGGCGAAAACTCGATGAATCTGTGCGCAATTCCATCACGGATGCCGACAGCGCAGCGAAATTAATGCTCGAAATGCCAGCGATCATCAAACGCCCATTGCTCTGCGCGCCAGGGCAGCCTATGCTGCTGGGTTTTAGTGAATCCAGTTATACACAAATCATTTGA